The Gemmatimonadota bacterium genome contains the following window.
AGGCGTATAAGGAGGTTGAGCATAAGGCGCATCAGGTTCATCTGATGATGCTTAAGTTGCGAGCGTTGGCGGAGGCCAAGAGAGCGTGGGATGTGGAACGTATTCTGAAGATTATCACCTTGTTAGATGATATTTCTCAAAGGGAAGAGCGCATTTTAAAAAACGTATTGAAAGCATTTTAAGGCGGTATATTTTAAATAGACTCACATTGGCACAAATAGTGTAAATTTCAGCAAGCTATACCCATTGGATGTGTGACGCGATTTCCCTTCTGTTCATCATTCAAAAACCGCTCCTTAAATTCAGTGAGCGGTTTTTATTTTGTTATACGTCATGTGATTCAGGCTTGCTGAAAGAGCCTCCAAATTTTATACTGTGCAGTGCAGGAATGTATCCAGACATATAGAGGTTCGTTGTGATAACCACTAACCTGAGGAACCGACTGTGGAAGCGTTTATTATTTTGGCCATTCTCATCATCGTAATCCTCGGGACTTTTGGTCGATGGGCAAAAAAATTCTTTGGCTGTTGCTGTCACGAGTGTGGAACCAAAATGCAACCATTCGAAAAACTGCCCGATAATGACAAGTCCGATATTCTGGCATACTTCAGGCGTTTTGAGAATCGCGAGCCAGACGTGGAGGGCATTTTCGCGTGTGGGCATTGCCTGCTGGTGTACGACGACTTCTCGGGTGAAAAACGCACGATGGATGGTGACGAAAAGTCGTTCTGTAAGGTGTGCAACTCTGCAGGTGTATCGTATATAGGTCCCATGGTCATTTCTGGTGAGTTGGAGAAATTCCAGGAACGCAACAAAAACCTGATCGAACAAATAGAGTGCCTGCGATGCAAAAGAAAACCTTCGGGAGTTTGGGACTGCATCCCCTGCGACACAGAGATCAAGATAACGGCTTGCAGGCGTTGCTATTCGGTCTATGCTCAGATGCCTGTTAATGGCAGCCGATACAGATTTCATGTCCTGCTTTCGGACAGGGAAATCATCAGGGACTCAGCCGACTCAAAGTGGGGTTTATTTGAACCAGAGTAAGCGCCCATCTGCAAACCAGATGAAAATAAAAAAGCCGACGCACAAACGTCGGCTTTTTATTATCCCCATTCCACTACTCAAGACGAACTTTCCGGGGGGGCTTCAAGGCGATAAGCAGACATGACATTGGGAATCCTGCGGAGATTTTGCAGAAGTTCTTCGAGGTGATCGGCATCTTTGATCTCCACCTGGAATTGGTTGTTAAATTCCTCGCGATGGGTCTCGATACTGGCACCCACAATGGGAACACCCAGATCGGACATAACCTGTGTCATATCGGACAACAAATTGGTGCGATCCTTGCCCGTAACCTGGATGGTAGCAGTAAAAGTCTCTGTCTGATTAAAAGCCTCTTCGCGCAGAACCCGGCGAATACAACTTCGCGCCTTGGCACTCTTGACAAAATTGAGCCAATCGCGGTGCGGATGCTGGTGTGGCGACGTAATAATCTCAACCGTCTGCCCTGTTTCAAGCGGCGTAGAAAGTGGCACCATCTGGCTATCGATGCGGGCGCCCACGCAGCGGTTGCCAATCTCGGTATGCACTGCAAAGGCAAAATCGACAGGTGTGGCCTCATCGGGAAGCTGAATCAAATCGCCCTGGGGCGTAAAAACATAAATCTCATTTGAAAAAAGATCGATCTTGAGTTCCTCGATAATTTCTTGAGGATCCGATGTCTCCCCCTGCCACTCGAGCAGATTGCGAAGCCCGTCTATGTGTTGATCGAGTTCCGACCTTTCTGGAGACCCCTCTTTGTAAAGCCAGTGTGCCGCAATACCCTCCTCTGCTGTCTGGTGCATCTCGTGGGTGCGTATCTGCACCTCAATCATCAACCCGCGCGGACCTATCACCGTCGTGTGCAAAGACTGATACATATTGCTCTTGGGCGTTGCAATAAAATCCTTAAAACGGGGCATAACCGGTGTATAGAGCGAGTGAATCATACCCAGAACGTGATAGCATTCCTGGACCGTATCGACCAGTATGCGAATAGCCAACAAATCGTAGATATCTTCAAAAGCTTTGCTACGCGTCTGCATCTTCTGGTGAATACTGAAAAAATTCTTGGGACGTCCCGCGATCTCCCCTCGGATATTTGCCTCCTTGAGCATTTTTTGCAGCGGCACGCGCATCTCTTCGATATAGGCCTCGCGCTCTCGTCTCTTGAGACGGATCTTTTTCCTAATCGCGCGATAGGCTTCGGGTTCGAGCCACTTGAGAGCCAGATCTTCAAGCTCCCACCGAATGCGCGCAATTCCCAAACGATGCGCCAGAGGCGCGTAAATATCCAGACTCTCGCGCGCCATGCGCTCGCGCGTTTCAGGAGGCAGGGGATCCAGCGTACGCATATTGTGCAGACGTTCGCAAAACTTAATGAGAACAACGCGCAAATCATTGATCAAAGACAGAAACATCTTGCGGAAATTCTCAGCCTGATCGGCCTCTTGTGACTGGAAGGACAGATCTTTGATCCGGGTCACACCGTCAACCAGATCGGCAATATGAGAACCAAAATGACGTGCAATTTGTGCGTGGGTTGCTGTGCCGTGCGCTATGGTATCGTGCAAAATACCAGCCACCAGAGTTGCAGTATCCTGATTGAGATCGACAAGAATGCGCCCAACCTCAAGCGCGTGAACAATATACGGCTGGCCCGACTTGCGAAAATGATCCTGATGTGCCTTCCTGGCAAAATAAAAGGCGCGGGTCAAGAGTTCTACATTGTGATCGGAACGACTTTGAAGCGCATGCTGGAGAAATGCGTCAAAGGCAGGATCATCTGCGAGGGATTTTGAGGAGAGTTTGGTCATAGCATCACGCCCAGGTAATCAACCCGGTATCACATATTGAATTGAGGTCCTGGTGGTGCGGGCGAATGCGAACTGTATAGCCCCATCGGCCGCTTTTTTGTAAAGACAGGTGCCCCACAAAAGTATGGGGATCCACAAGCACCATCGGCAGCGGCTCACCCTGGACAATTTGCCCCTCTGTGCCGACCTGCCCGTGAAAAATCTCGACAGCCACATCATCTACAGCCAGGTCGCCCAGTGCGACATCTGCGCGAATCTCGACCTTATCGCCCACATGCGATGTTTGCGTCTGGCTCGACGTTACAGAACGGACCGCCACATCCTTCCACCCGTGGCGAACCCTATCCTTCCACTCGGCCAGAGCACTGGCTCTTGCGCCATTATTATCCGAAAGATCTCTCGATCGCGCATGCGCCTTCAAGTAGAACCGCTCGGTATATTCCTGCACCATGCGGTGGGTATTGAACTTCGGACACAACACGCGCATAGCACTCTTCATCCGGGCGATCCATCCTCTGGGCAACCCATCCACACCGCGATTATAAAAGAGCGGCACCGCTTCTTTCTCCAGAATATTGTAAATTGCCCGCGCTTCAATCTGGTTCTGATACGCCGGATCGTCGTATTCTTTGCCGTGACCGATCTCCCAGCCCAATTCAGGTTGATACGCTTCTGCCCACCAGCCATCGAGCACACTGAGATTTAGCGCACCATTGGCAACGGCTTTCATGCCACTGGTCCCACTCGCTTCCTGGGGTCTCATCGGCGTATTCAGCCAGATATCGACCCCCTGCACGAGATAACGCGCCACACACATATCGTAATTCTCGATAAAAACCAGACGCCGATGGAGATACTCGCGCTGCGTGAGACTGAAAATTTCCTGAATAAATTCCTTCCCCGCGTGGTCTTGCGGATGCGCCTTGCCCGCAAAAATAACCTGAACAGGACGTTCTTCATTGCACAGGATGCGCGTGAGTCTTTCGAGGTCGTGAAACAAAAGTGTGGCGCGCTTATACGTTGCAAAACGCCTGGCAAAACCAATCGTAAGCGCATCGGCAGTCAGGACCTCGTCGGCGCGCGCCATATCGATTGACGACGCTGTTTCTCGCTGCAACTGCTTTCTGAGGCGTTGCCGAGCAAATGCAACGAGGCGTTCTCTCCTGCGCTCGTGGACGCGCCACAGTTCCTCCGGCGGAATGTGGTCTATCGTCTCCCATACACTCTGATCGTGCGGCTCCTCCAGGCGCCGAGGCCCCATATAGTTGTCTTCAAGAGCGCGCATTTGTTGCGAAATATGGGAAGCAATGTGAACGCCATTGGTAACCGACGCAATGGGGATTTCATTCTTCGGCAACCCGGGCCACAGCGATTGCCACATATTGCGCGAGACCTCGCCGTGGAGTTTGCTGACGCCATTGCGATAGGACGAGAGCCTGAACGCGAGCACAGTCATGTTAAAACCGTCGCCGGATCTTTGGGGACCGCCCTGTCCCAAAGCGAGAAACGCGGGCATGGAAAGACCGAGTTCATGCGCGTAGGACCTGAAGTACTTTTCGATTAGAGAAACGGGAAAAACATCGTGCCCGGCCGGAACCGGGGTATGGGTCGTAAAAACGTGACCTGCTGACGTGTACTCTGCGGCCTGATCAAATGTGGCACCGTCGTCGTGCATCGCCTGCCGGATGCGCTCCAACCCCAGAAAAGCCGAATGCCCCTCATTCATATGGCATACCGTGGGCTGTATGCCCAACGCGTTGAGCGCGCGCACGCCGCCAATACCCAGCAAAATTTCCTGTCGGATGCGCGTTTCACTATCCCCACCGTAAAGTTGTGCCGTAATTTCGCGGATAGCTGGCGGGTTTTCCACCAAATTGGTATCGAGCAAGTACAGAGGAATGCGTCCAACCTGCACTTTCCATATCCGCACCCGCGCTTCTGCCTCGGGAAATGCAAGGGTAATGGTAACATCCCGCCCGCGTTCATCGCGAACAATCTGGACGGGCAGCGCGTAATAGTCATTTTCTGTATATTCTTCTTGCTGCCAACCGTCATTTGTGAGATACTGATTGAAATAGCCGTGTTGATACAGCAGGCCCACAGCAGAAAATGGCAACCCCAGAGTACTCGCAGACTTGAGGTGATCTCCGGCCAACACACCCAGACCGCCCGAATAAATCGGCAGACCCTCGGTAAGACCAAACTCCGCAGAAAAATAGGCGATTTGAACATCGGGCGCTGTTTTGCCGTGAGCAGAGTGAAAATAAGTCTCCCCATCCATAAACGCGCGGAAAGACTCAGACACCCGCTTAAAATGCGCCATAAATCCAGGATTTTCAGAAAGTTGATTCAGGCGTTCCTGGCTGATATCATTGAGCATACGCACCGGGTTATGGTACACTGTTTCCCAGAGAATCGGATCAATGCGTCGAAAGAGATCCATCGTATCCGGATCCCAGGCCCAGCGCAGATTATAAGCCAGTGCTTCGAGACCCTGAAGCGCTTTGGGAAGCGAGGGTTTGACCACAAAAGTAGTAATTGGTTTCACCGAGTTTTTATCTCCTGTCACACATCTTTAACAGCAACGACCGCATCTGTCTCCCACGATCTTATCGCAGCTTCAATAACCATCTGTGCTTTGAGTGCTTCTTCACCCGAACCCTCGATATCTTCGGGAGATGCGTCTTCGAGATTTTGCTCTATCCACCGCCCAATGCGGCTTTGAAATGTCTCGTTGAACCCCATCATACCGCCGATATAGTCATAGCGTTCGAGTTCCATTGAGCGGCGGGGATGAAAATGCAGGCGTTCACAGGCTTCTTCCAGCACAAAGCGGGCGTCTGCCCCCACCACCTCGAGACGTTCAAGACCATAAGAACCACCCGGCCCCGTGGCGTCATAACTTCCGGTGAGATTACCCACCGTACCGTCTGCAAAACGCATATTGAGTTGCATATTCGACCAGCACACGCGGCGATTGCCATCTTTGTCCAGACCGCGCTTAAAAAAGGCACTCACCTTTTCAATATCGCCACAAAAGTAGCGCATAACGTCAATAGAGTGCGGGTGCAGGGCCCGAATGTGGAACCACGGCGACGTCTCTCGGGGATTATTGATCCACATGGTCATATTGATGATATTGATCTCGCCCAGCCTACCCTGGTCAACCCATTCTTTGGCGCGTGCAGCAGCAGGTGTAAAGCGGTGGTTGAGGTCAATGCCATAGCGCAGATTTTTCTCTCGCGCTTTGGCGACCATCTCTTTTGCTTCGTCGATATTGTTAGAAATGGGTTTTTCGCCGAGTACATGGACACCTGCTTCCAGGAGTTCCATCGTGGGTTTGTAGTGATCGCCACCATTTTCATGACCGGCAGTCGCAACACTGGCCACAGTGATATCCAGGCCTGCGTCCAGCATATCTCGCACAGTGTAAAATGCCCTGACACCGTATTGCGACGCAGCGGCGTCTGCGCGTTTTTGGTCTATATCGCAAACAGCAACCAGATTGCATTGGTCGTAACCATTATAAATAGTAGCGTGTCGGTTGCCAATGCCTCCCAAACCGACCACGGCGACATTTAATCCCATTGAAAACTCCTTTCTACCAGTTACTGAGTATCCGACCTACAAATGCCGGGACTGCGTCTGTAAAAAAATACATGATGGCAAAGACCCCCATGAGAACATAGAACCCGATTATGGCGAACATGATAATCTTTTTGCGCTTGCTCATCTTAGTGGGCGACGAAGTTCTCAGATCGCGCGGTTGCTTGAGGAAAGGTTCTGATTTATCCTCATCATCAGAGGGCGCTTCCGATTGTACTTCCTCGTCCTCTGCTTCTTCAATACTTTCCTCCGATACTTTCTCTCCCTCCTCAGCCTCTTCTGCATCTGCAGATATATCCGATTCTACTTCTTCTGATTCAGCTATTTCGAGCACGCGTTCTATTTTTTCGATAAGTGTCTTGTCTTCAAATGGTTTTTCAACAATACTGTAAACACCCTGTTCCATGAGTGCTGTGGCTACCGCTTCCTCAACGGGAAACGATACCACAATCACCGGCATTTCAAAGCCTTCTTCGCGAATAAATTCGACCAACACATCGCCGTGAACAATCGGCATCTCGAGATTGAGCAACACCAGATCGGGTTGTCCGTGCGCAATCGCGTCAACCGCTTCGGTCCACGTTGTCGCGCTCTGTGCTTGATAATCATTGGACTCGAGAATCTTGACAATTCGGTTCACAGCGGCTTCTTCACTGTCAATAGTCAAAATTTTTGTCATACTGTCCCCCGTGCGTAGTAGGGCAAATATTGGCAAATGGAAGTATAAAGCGAAAGAAGCCCTATGACAAGGATTTTCCCTTATTGCAATCACCTGATGAGTTATCTCTTGATGGGTGAACGTGTGTGTAGTATATTGGAATGCGAAAAAATTAAAAATTAAAAATTGGGAGTCTTATGGAAACAAAAAGCATCGTCGTAAAAGGTGCGCGAGTACACAACTTGCAAAATATAGACCTGACATTGCCCCGACACGCGCTAATATGTTTTACCGGTGTATCTGGTTCGGGCAAGTCATCAATGGCTTTTGACACCATCTATGCGGAGGGCCAGCGGCGTTATGTGGAATCCCTATCCGCGTATGCGCGTCAATTTTTGGGGCAAATGGAAAAACCCGAAGTCGATCAAATCACGGGATTATCCCCAACGATTTCCATCGAACAAAAAACCGCAGGACGCAATCCCCGCTCAACCGTGGGCACAATAACCGAAATCTACGACTATTTGCGCGTATTATTTGCGCGAATAGGCACCCCCCATTGCGCGCATGACAATACGCCAATTGGGGCGCAAACGCGCGACGGCATTGTGGATCGAATCATGGCACTGGGTGAGGGCACGCGCATTCACATTCTATCTTCTCTCGTACAGGGCCGAAAAGGAGAGTATCACGACCTGTTTGAAAATCTGCAAAAAGAGGGATATATCCGCGCGCGCGTGGATGGACAGATCACAACATTGACCCAAACCCCGAAATTGGCGCGCTACAAAAGACACGATATCGAGGTCGTAATCGATCGGGTTATCGCAAAAAAAACAATGCGGGGACGCATTGGCGAAGCCGTCGATGCCGGTCTCATAATGGGCAAAGGGGCGATAATCGTCAGCGCAGAGGGCGCGGACGACCTCCTGCTGAGCACGCACTTTTCCTGTCCCACCTGCGGGCGCAGCGCGCAGGAGCCTGTACCGCAATTGTTCTCATTCAACAGCCCACAGGGCATGTGCCCCGGCTGCCGCGGATTGGGCACGCGCTATGCAATGGATCTGGCAAAAGTCGTCCCAAATCCCGAATTGTCTGTGATAGAGGGCGCTATCGCGCCGCTGGGCGTGCCCAAAAATCGGTGGAAATCTCACTATTACGCAGGCGTGTTGAAGCGCCATGGCGCAGATTTACAAACGCCCTATAAGCGCATCTCACCAGAGGGACAACAGGCATTATTATACGGCATAGACGGCAAAATGACCTTTGAATGGCGCCGCAGCAACGGCAGCATAAAACGCCATCGCGATGGGTTTGAGGGCATCCTGCCCCCAATGGAGCGACAGTACGCCGAGGGACGGAGCCAGATAGTACGCAAACGTCTCGCACCCTTCATGCGCGTGGGTATATGTCCCGTATGCGAAGGCACGCGCTTGAAACCCGAAGCTCTCTCCGTCAAAATCGAAGGACAGACCCTGCCCGATGTCACCGCGATGACAGTCGATCGCGCATATGCCTTTTTTCAAAGCCTCAAATTGACCGAGACCCAGGCGCGAATCGCCGAAGACGCCTTAAAAGAGATTCGCGGACGATTGAAATTTCTCCTCGATGTGGGCCTCGACTATCTCACACTCAATCGCACGGCACCGACACTATCGGGCGGAGAGGCGCAACGCATTCGCCTCGCCAGCCAGATCGGATCCGGATTGGTAGGCGTAACCTATGTGCTGGACGAACCGTCAATTGGTCTGCACCACCGCGACAATCGGCGATTGCTCGACGCCTTGTGCCACCTGCGGGACGTGGGCAATACCGTAATCGTCGTCGAACACGACGAAGACACCATGCGCCGTGCGGACCGGGTAGTGGATTTTGGACCCGGCCCCGGGCACCTCGGCGGTCGGATAGTCGCCGAAGGATCGTGGAAACAGGTGGCGAGAAGAACCCGCTCGGTGACAGGCGCTTATCTTTCGGGAAGAGAAAAAATTGCCGTCCCCAAAAGGCGACCCGTATCACATCGCAACTTATGGATTCGGGGCGCATCTCAAAATAACCTCAAAAATATCGACGCAAAAATTCCCGTCGGCGTATTTACCTGCGTCACCGGCGTATCCGGATCGGGAAAATCATCGCTAATTGCCGATATCCTCTACCCCGCTCTCGCGCGAGAACTCAACCGCGCAGAAACGGAAACAGGCGCACACCGCTGCATCGAGGGCATAGACCTCCTGGACAAAGTCATCGAAATCAACCAGCAACCCATCGGACGCACACCGCGCAGCAACGCAGCGACATATACGGGTGTATTTGATCCCATTCGAAAATTATTTGCCGAGTTACCCGAGTCAAAAGTACGGGGATATAAACCCGGACGCTTCAGCTTTAACGTAAAAGGCGGGCGATGCGAAGCGTGTAAGGGCAATGGCGCAAACCTCGTCGAAATGGACTTCCTCGCCGACGTGTGGGTAACGTGTCCCGTATGTGAAGGGCGGCGTTTTAATCGCGAAACCCTGGACGTGAAGTACAAGGGCAAATCCATCGCCGATGTGCTGGCAATGGAAGTCGAAGAAGCGCATCTGTTTTTTCAGGCAATCCCCGGCATTCACCGCATTCTCCAAACCCTGGTCGATGTGGGAATGGGCTACGTCAAATTGGGCCAGCCCGCGCCAACGCTCTCCGGCGGTGAAGCACAACGGGTCAAGTTATCAAAAGAACTGTGTCGCAGGAGCACGGGCAAAACCCTGTACATCCTGGACGAACCCACGACGGGCCTGCATTTTGCCGATATCCAGAATCTCTTAAACGTATTGCATCGGCTCGTGGATATGGGCAACTCCGTGGTGGTTATCGAACACAATCTGGACGTAATCAAAACCGCGGATTGGGTCATCGACCTGGGACCTGAAGGCGGCGAAGACGGGGGACTAATTATAGCAGAAGGCACACCCGAACACCTGACGCAATCTCCCAACTCCCACACGGGACATGCACTTGGCGAAGTGCTATCGCGCACGCCACCTGCACCTGCAAAAAACGGCAAGCGAATCGCCAATGGCCAGGTGCGGACCATTGACATTGTAGGCGCGCGGGAGAACAATTTGCAAAATGTGGATGTATCCATTCCCCGCGAAAAAATGACCGTAATCTCCGGCGTATCCGGTTCGGGAAAATCTTCCCTGGCACTCGACACAATTTACGCCGAAGGACAGCGGCGATATGTCGAATCCCTATCCGCTTATGCCCGACAGTTTCTGGGACAAATGCCCAAGCCAAAGGTCGATCGCGTGATCGGCTTATCGCCCGCGATTGCCATAGAACAAAAAGCCGCGAGCAAAAACCCGCGCTCGACCGTAGGCACCGTAACAGAGGTGTACGATTACCTGCGGGCACTCTACGCATTATTGGGCGATACCTATTGTCCAGATTGCGATGTATTGGCAGGCAGCCAGTCCGTTCGGGAAATTGTGGCGCGCGTGCTGAAAATGAAACGCCGCCTCTACCTTCTCGCACCCGTAGAACTCGGCAAAGGCGAAGATTATACCAGCTTAATCAACCGCTTTCGCCGCAAAGGTTATTTGCGCGGCAGACTCAACGGCGCAGTTTTCAACCTGTCAAACCCACCCGAGATCGATTACAGACAGACTCACAGACTCGAAATTCTAATAGACCGCGTAACCGCAGAAAAAAAGAACCGCAAACGCATCGCGGACTCCATCGAAATCGCGCTGGACATTTCAGAAGGCATTTTGATCGTCGCATCGCCCGATGACAGCGAAGAAACGCGATTCAGCCAGCATCTCTCGTGTCCATCCTGCGGACGCAGTTTTGAAACAATAACCCCTCAGCATCTCTCATTCAACAGCCCTGAAGGCTGGTGCTTATCGTGCGAAGGACTGGGAACGCAGCGCGGGATGGGCATTCACACATTGATCCCCGACACTCACAAATCCCTATCCGAAGGCGCAGTACTCGCCTGGGGAAAAGTAGAACCGCACACACAAATAGGCGACATGCTATCTGCGGTCGGCAAAGCCGCGGGCTTTGACCTGCACACCCCTTTTGCGCAGATATCAGCGGAAGGACGACACGCGATCTTATACGGCCTGGACACACAGTGGCTAAAAACCACTAACAATCTCTCATTCCAATTCAAGGGACTATTTCCAACAATCGACACCCTGGTGCGGCAAGCGCCGCGATTCCGTCGGCTAATGGGTGACTTCATCCAGGATGTGCCGTGTCCGTCCTGCAAGGGAACCCGTCTAAAGCCTGAAAGTACAGCAATAAAACTATTCGGCAAAACAATGCCCCAACTGGTGGCAATGCCCATCCGCGAAGTGCGCACCTATTTCGACACAATGGTTCTGGCAGGACAGGCGCGCGAAGCCGCCGCAGAGGTATTGCACGAAATCCAGAGCCGCCTGCGGTTTCTCGACGAAGTAGGCCTGGGATATTTGAATCTGGGACGGCGAGCACCCACGCTATCGGGCGGCGAGGCACAGCGCATTCGCCTGGCGAGCCAGATCGGATCCGGTCTCACCGGGGTCCTCTACGTACTCGACGAACCGACAATTGGCCTGCACCAGCGCGACAACCACCAGTTGTTGGCTGCACTGGCACAACTGCGCGACCTGGGCAACTCGCTCCTCATTGTCGAACACGACCGCGAGACCCTGAACCAGGCAGATCACATTCTGGACTTTGGGCCCGGCGCAGGTGTTGAAGGCGGGCGCATCGTAGCCGCTGGCAATCCGCGCAAATTGAAAACCGACAACGGCTCAATAACCGCGCATTATCTCGCGGGCGATCTGCAAATCGAGGTCCCCGATGAGCGGCGAAACCCCGAACGGGGATCACTTTGCGTGGTAGGCGCG
Protein-coding sequences here:
- a CDS encoding RelA/SpoT family protein; the encoded protein is MTKLSSKSLADDPAFDAFLQHALQSRSDHNVELLTRAFYFARKAHQDHFRKSGQPYIVHALEVGRILVDLNQDTATLVAGILHDTIAHGTATHAQIARHFGSHIADLVDGVTRIKDLSFQSQEADQAENFRKMFLSLINDLRVVLIKFCERLHNMRTLDPLPPETRERMARESLDIYAPLAHRLGIARIRWELEDLALKWLEPEAYRAIRKKIRLKRREREAYIEEMRVPLQKMLKEANIRGEIAGRPKNFFSIHQKMQTRSKAFEDIYDLLAIRILVDTVQECYHVLGMIHSLYTPVMPRFKDFIATPKSNMYQSLHTTVIGPRGLMIEVQIRTHEMHQTAEEGIAAHWLYKEGSPERSELDQHIDGLRNLLEWQGETSDPQEIIEELKIDLFSNEIYVFTPQGDLIQLPDEATPVDFAFAVHTEIGNRCVGARIDSQMVPLSTPLETGQTVEIITSPHQHPHRDWLNFVKSAKARSCIRRVLREEAFNQTETFTATIQVTGKDRTNLLSDMTQVMSDLGVPIVGASIETHREEFNNQFQVEIKDADHLEELLQNLRRIPNVMSAYRLEAPPESSS
- the glgP gene encoding alpha-glucan family phosphorylase encodes the protein MKPITTFVVKPSLPKALQGLEALAYNLRWAWDPDTMDLFRRIDPILWETVYHNPVRMLNDISQERLNQLSENPGFMAHFKRVSESFRAFMDGETYFHSAHGKTAPDVQIAYFSAEFGLTEGLPIYSGGLGVLAGDHLKSASTLGLPFSAVGLLYQHGYFNQYLTNDGWQQEEYTENDYYALPVQIVRDERGRDVTITLAFPEAEARVRIWKVQVGRIPLYLLDTNLVENPPAIREITAQLYGGDSETRIRQEILLGIGGVRALNALGIQPTVCHMNEGHSAFLGLERIRQAMHDDGATFDQAAEYTSAGHVFTTHTPVPAGHDVFPVSLIEKYFRSYAHELGLSMPAFLALGQGGPQRSGDGFNMTVLAFRLSSYRNGVSKLHGEVSRNMWQSLWPGLPKNEIPIASVTNGVHIASHISQQMRALEDNYMGPRRLEEPHDQSVWETIDHIPPEELWRVHERRRERLVAFARQRLRKQLQRETASSIDMARADEVLTADALTIGFARRFATYKRATLLFHDLERLTRILCNEERPVQVIFAGKAHPQDHAGKEFIQEIFSLTQREYLHRRLVFIENYDMCVARYLVQGVDIWLNTPMRPQEASGTSGMKAVANGALNLSVLDGWWAEAYQPELGWEIGHGKEYDDPAYQNQIEARAIYNILEKEAVPLFYNRGVDGLPRGWIARMKSAMRVLCPKFNTHRMVQEYTERFYLKAHARSRDLSDNNGARASALAEWKDRVRHGWKDVAVRSVTSSQTQTSHVGDKVEIRADVALGDLAVDDVAVEIFHGQVGTEGQIVQGEPLPMVLVDPHTFVGHLSLQKSGRWGYTVRIRPHHQDLNSICDTGLITWA
- a CDS encoding Gfo/Idh/MocA family oxidoreductase produces the protein MGLNVAVVGLGGIGNRHATIYNGYDQCNLVAVCDIDQKRADAAASQYGVRAFYTVRDMLDAGLDITVASVATAGHENGGDHYKPTMELLEAGVHVLGEKPISNNIDEAKEMVAKAREKNLRYGIDLNHRFTPAAARAKEWVDQGRLGEINIINMTMWINNPRETSPWFHIRALHPHSIDVMRYFCGDIEKVSAFFKRGLDKDGNRRVCWSNMQLNMRFADGTVGNLTGSYDATGPGGSYGLERLEVVGADARFVLEEACERLHFHPRRSMELERYDYIGGMMGFNETFQSRIGRWIEQNLEDASPEDIEGSGEEALKAQMVIEAAIRSWETDAVVAVKDV
- a CDS encoding response regulator, giving the protein MTKILTIDSEEAAVNRIVKILESNDYQAQSATTWTEAVDAIAHGQPDLVLLNLEMPIVHGDVLVEFIREEGFEMPVIVVSFPVEEAVATALMEQGVYSIVEKPFEDKTLIEKIERVLEIAESEEVESDISADAEEAEEGEKVSEESIEEAEDEEVQSEAPSDDEDKSEPFLKQPRDLRTSSPTKMSKRKKIIMFAIIGFYVLMGVFAIMYFFTDAVPAFVGRILSNW